Proteins found in one Gemmatimonadales bacterium genomic segment:
- the bamD gene encoding outer membrane protein assembly factor BamD, protein MNLTRIGLLAAVVLSSGCWPFKGKRSDPAVPVVSNSPQVVDSLWQAGEQAFNQGRWGKASELFARLNGVMPVTDARINRMAFYRGEIELARGNHLDAVRQLRRLADEHPDDALAADALLRAGDAYSYLWRRPELDPTYGQTALAVYLEVQSRYPNSTAAKRAEAKIRELQDLFARKDYLSAVFYLKYKAYDSAVLMLRDLIARYPRSSVVPAALERLVSAYRALKYDEDVQETCEYIVQFHPDPDGPRKLCPATAATDSTGQL, encoded by the coding sequence ATGAATCTGACCCGAATCGGCCTGTTGGCGGCCGTGGTATTGTCTAGCGGGTGCTGGCCGTTCAAGGGGAAACGAAGCGATCCGGCGGTGCCGGTCGTGTCCAACTCGCCCCAGGTGGTGGATTCGCTCTGGCAGGCAGGCGAGCAGGCATTCAATCAGGGACGCTGGGGGAAGGCCTCGGAGCTGTTTGCGCGGCTCAACGGGGTCATGCCCGTTACGGACGCCCGGATCAACCGGATGGCGTTTTACCGGGGTGAGATCGAACTCGCACGGGGCAACCACCTCGACGCGGTGCGGCAGCTGCGGCGCCTGGCCGATGAGCACCCGGACGACGCCCTGGCGGCCGACGCGCTGCTTCGCGCTGGCGACGCCTACTCGTATCTCTGGAGGCGGCCTGAGCTCGATCCGACTTATGGTCAAACCGCGCTGGCGGTGTACCTCGAAGTGCAGAGCCGGTATCCGAACTCGACGGCGGCGAAGCGGGCAGAGGCCAAGATCCGGGAATTGCAGGATCTCTTTGCCCGCAAGGATTACCTGAGCGCGGTCTTCTACCTCAAGTACAAGGCGTACGACTCGGCCGTGCTGATGCTGCGCGACCTGATTGCCCGGTATCCGCGGTCTTCGGTCGTGCCGGCGGCGCTCGAGCGTCTCGTCTCGGCGTATCGCGCCCTCAAGTACGACGAGGATGTTCAGGAAACCTGCGAGTACATCGTGCAGTTCCACCCGGATCCGGACGGGCCCCGCAAGCTCTGTCCCGCGACGGCCGCGACTGACTCGACCGGGCAGCTCTAG
- the nadD gene encoding nicotinate-nucleotide adenylyltransferase, whose product MRIAVLGGSFDPIHTGHLVIAQVALELLEADEVRWIPVGQQPLKVGQHLASGRHRARMVELATAGQPRFTVDRAEIDRPGPSYTVDTLKDLRGRYPGAAISVLLGGDAAASFTAWKAPEEIRTMAEIVVFARAGELPPAGIADRIIPVPRIDISSTAVRERVRHGRSIRYWVPDAVAEYITQHGLYRD is encoded by the coding sequence GTGCGGATTGCTGTGCTCGGCGGCTCGTTCGATCCGATCCATACTGGTCACCTCGTGATTGCGCAGGTGGCGCTCGAGCTGCTCGAGGCGGATGAGGTGAGGTGGATCCCGGTCGGTCAGCAACCGCTCAAGGTCGGCCAGCACCTGGCTTCCGGTCGTCACCGGGCGAGGATGGTGGAGCTGGCCACGGCGGGGCAGCCGCGGTTTACCGTCGATCGGGCTGAGATCGACCGCCCGGGGCCGTCGTATACGGTCGACACGCTGAAGGATCTCCGCGGCCGTTATCCTGGCGCGGCGATCAGCGTCTTGCTCGGGGGTGACGCCGCGGCGTCGTTTACGGCCTGGAAGGCGCCGGAGGAGATTCGGACCATGGCGGAGATCGTGGTCTTTGCGCGGGCGGGTGAGTTGCCGCCGGCGGGCATAGCGGACCGGATCATTCCGGTGCCGCGGATCGATATTTCATCGACGGCGGTGCGCGAGCGGGTGCGGCACGGGCGGTCGATTCGCTACTGGGTCCCCGATGCGGTGGCCGAGTACATCACGCAGCACGGTTTGTATCGGGACTGA
- the secA gene encoding preprotein translocase subunit SecA codes for MLKTVFAKVFGTRNQRDAKKLAPLVSQVHAHEARLATFSEEEVRGQTARFREVLAAKTGELREQVEAVRAEKHACADPVERERLESEFYRIEADYKKAVAAVLDEILPEAFATVREAARRLVGTKVMVTGHELTWDMVPYDVQLMGGVALHRGKIAEMATGEGKTLVATLPLYLNALTGRGAHLVTVNNYLARRDSQWMGHLFTYLGLTVGCLDDTEPQSPGRRAAYLADITYGTNNEFGFDYLRDNMVFSLDHRVQREHAFAIVDEVDSILIDEARTPLIISGPVGNDGDDKYGVFNDRVADLVRRQTTVVNQLVAEGESLLANDKTRQDAAVKLYQAQLGMPKNKRLLKLYNEPGVKQLVQQAELRHIADRKLPTKQQSMRGIDDVLYYVLDEKGHSVHLTDQGTATLSPDDPELFVVPDISEEIHQIERDPSLDPAERRAQRQEVELAYARKSEVLHIIHKLLQAHSLYEKDVEYIVQDNQVLIVDEFTGRVLAGRRWSDGLHQAVEAKERVQVKGETQTLATITIQNYFRMYDKLAGMTGTAETEESEFYSIYGLEVLVVPTNRPIRRKDVPDRIYKTRREKYNAVADEVERLHGLGLPVLIGTTTVEVSETLSKMLKRRGLRHEVLNAKYHEREAEIVAQAGQTGAITIATNMAGRGTDIKLSKDLNLEADEAGLQIVGTERHESRRIDRQLRGRSGRQGDPGASVFFLSLEDDLMRLFGTDRIARYMDKTGAEEGEVITGRLVTAAIESAQKRVELQNFQQRKRLLEYDDVMNQQREVVYSLRLFALEKGEELKAEARRMIAGALEHAVTKVIDEGDGNPEQWDREGLKSALTMQYLVSVDAITDAAATPTREALLAAVLAEGEASFQRKVDYLKEFGTAIGIADVDQQVLSQVMLGVIDEKWKDHLYDLDQLRNAIQYRAYGQKDPLVEYKKEAFEMFQDLIRDLRASFSDRYLKVQVTADAPPPPRQQAPLAPPPPRQPSTDDLFAGSARTSSGPRPPAAAPVVQSNIGRIGGPTGSVPVVGRNDPCPCGSGKKYKKCHGA; via the coding sequence ATGTTGAAAACGGTTTTTGCCAAGGTGTTCGGAACCCGCAATCAGCGTGATGCCAAGAAGCTGGCGCCGCTGGTATCGCAGGTTCATGCCCATGAAGCGCGGCTGGCGACGTTCTCGGAAGAGGAGGTCCGAGGTCAGACGGCGCGCTTCCGGGAAGTTCTCGCCGCCAAGACGGGAGAGCTCCGAGAGCAGGTCGAAGCGGTGCGCGCCGAGAAACACGCTTGCGCCGATCCGGTCGAGCGGGAGCGCCTGGAAAGCGAGTTCTATCGGATCGAAGCCGACTACAAGAAGGCCGTCGCGGCCGTGCTGGATGAGATCCTTCCGGAGGCGTTTGCCACGGTTCGCGAGGCGGCGCGCCGCCTGGTCGGCACCAAAGTGATGGTGACAGGCCACGAGCTGACCTGGGACATGGTGCCGTACGATGTCCAGTTGATGGGTGGTGTCGCGCTGCATCGCGGCAAGATCGCGGAGATGGCGACGGGCGAGGGCAAGACGCTGGTGGCCACGCTGCCACTCTACCTGAACGCGCTGACCGGCCGTGGCGCCCACCTCGTCACGGTCAACAACTACCTGGCCCGGCGCGACTCGCAGTGGATGGGCCACCTGTTCACGTACCTCGGCCTCACGGTCGGGTGTCTCGATGACACCGAGCCGCAGTCGCCGGGGCGCCGGGCAGCCTACCTCGCGGACATTACCTACGGGACCAACAACGAGTTCGGCTTCGACTACCTGCGTGACAACATGGTGTTCTCGCTGGATCATCGGGTCCAGCGCGAACATGCCTTTGCCATCGTCGACGAGGTCGACTCGATTCTGATCGACGAGGCCCGCACGCCGCTCATCATTTCCGGGCCGGTCGGCAACGACGGTGACGACAAGTACGGCGTCTTCAACGATCGGGTGGCCGACCTGGTTCGACGCCAGACGACGGTGGTCAACCAGCTGGTTGCGGAGGGTGAGTCGCTCCTGGCCAACGACAAGACGCGCCAGGATGCGGCGGTCAAGCTCTACCAGGCGCAGCTGGGCATGCCCAAGAACAAGCGGCTGCTCAAGCTCTACAACGAGCCGGGGGTCAAGCAGCTGGTGCAGCAGGCTGAGCTGCGGCACATCGCCGATCGCAAGCTGCCGACTAAGCAGCAGTCGATGCGTGGCATCGATGACGTGCTCTACTACGTGCTCGATGAGAAGGGGCACTCGGTTCATCTGACCGATCAGGGCACCGCGACCCTGTCGCCGGACGATCCGGAGCTGTTCGTGGTGCCTGACATTTCCGAGGAAATTCACCAGATCGAGCGCGATCCGTCGCTGGATCCGGCCGAACGGAGGGCTCAGCGGCAGGAAGTGGAACTGGCGTATGCGCGGAAGAGCGAGGTCCTGCACATCATCCACAAGCTGCTGCAGGCGCACTCGCTCTACGAAAAGGACGTGGAGTACATCGTTCAGGACAATCAGGTTCTGATCGTCGACGAGTTCACCGGGCGCGTATTGGCGGGGCGTCGGTGGTCGGACGGACTGCACCAGGCGGTGGAGGCCAAGGAACGGGTCCAGGTCAAGGGCGAAACGCAGACTCTGGCCACGATCACGATCCAGAACTACTTCCGGATGTACGACAAGCTGGCGGGTATGACCGGCACCGCCGAGACCGAAGAGTCGGAGTTCTACTCCATCTACGGGCTCGAGGTGCTGGTGGTGCCGACCAACCGGCCCATCCGCCGGAAGGATGTGCCTGACCGGATCTACAAGACGCGCCGCGAGAAGTACAATGCGGTAGCCGACGAGGTGGAGCGGCTCCACGGGCTCGGCCTCCCGGTGCTGATCGGTACGACGACGGTGGAAGTGTCCGAGACGCTGAGCAAGATGCTCAAACGCCGGGGCCTGCGGCATGAGGTCCTCAACGCGAAGTACCATGAGCGGGAGGCCGAGATCGTCGCGCAGGCAGGACAAACCGGGGCGATCACGATCGCGACCAACATGGCCGGCCGCGGCACCGACATCAAGCTGAGCAAGGACCTCAATCTCGAGGCCGACGAGGCGGGCCTCCAGATCGTCGGAACCGAGCGACACGAGTCGCGCCGGATCGATCGGCAGCTGCGCGGACGGTCCGGGCGGCAGGGCGATCCTGGCGCATCGGTGTTCTTCCTGTCGCTCGAAGACGACCTGATGCGCCTGTTCGGTACCGATCGGATTGCGCGGTACATGGACAAGACCGGCGCCGAGGAAGGCGAGGTCATTACCGGGCGGCTGGTCACGGCGGCGATCGAATCGGCCCAGAAACGGGTCGAGCTGCAGAACTTTCAGCAGCGGAAACGGTTGCTCGAGTACGATGACGTGATGAACCAGCAGCGCGAGGTGGTCTACTCGTTGCGGTTGTTTGCATTGGAAAAGGGCGAGGAGCTCAAGGCCGAGGCGCGTCGGATGATTGCGGGTGCGCTCGAGCATGCGGTCACCAAGGTGATCGACGAAGGCGATGGCAATCCGGAGCAGTGGGACCGTGAGGGTCTCAAGAGCGCACTCACGATGCAGTATCTCGTCTCGGTCGATGCGATTACCGATGCTGCGGCGACCCCGACCCGTGAGGCTCTGCTTGCTGCGGTGCTGGCCGAAGGTGAGGCGAGCTTTCAGCGGAAAGTCGACTACCTGAAGGAGTTCGGAACCGCAATCGGCATCGCGGATGTCGATCAGCAGGTGCTCTCGCAGGTCATGCTCGGTGTGATCGACGAGAAGTGGAAGGACCATCTCTACGACCTCGATCAGCTTCGCAATGCGATCCAGTACCGGGCCTATGGCCAGAAGGACCCGCTGGTCGAGTACAAGAAGGAAGCGTTCGAGATGTTCCAGGACCTGATTCGGGACCTCCGGGCTTCCTTCTCGGACCGGTACCTCAAGGTTCAGGTTACGGCGGATGCGCCGCCTCCGCCTCGGCAGCAGGCGCCACTGGCGCCCCCGCCACCACGCCAGCCCTCGACCGACGACCTCTTTGCGGGCTCGGCGCGGACCTCGTCAGGGCCGCGGCCTCCTGCCGCAGCGCCGGTGGTGCAAAGCAACATCGGTCGAATCGGCGGGCCGACGGGCAGTGTGCCGGTGGTGGGGCGCAACGACCCTTGTCCCTGCGGTTCGGGTAAGAAGTACAAGAAGTGCCATGGGGCGTGA
- a CDS encoding tetratricopeptide repeat protein has protein sequence MQFIVIVDGWDRPGRTLGMASGRMPMQVSTEHLLQQANERFAVQDYYGAVHLVDEILESGRRFADVYHLRGLCLSLLGQPEKALEDFDRALGVNPRYIDALVHRGVVLVELGRSGEADASFQRAAALGQTGPSGFSNPVASRLANLHATVGDAYAEVGALADAIREYQRAVALGPHFHDLRYRLARLLLEGGRPLEAREELERIVAVQPKFVDAQAALGLAHYLSGDATGAQEIWARCLMQRPDNARIGAYLAMARRLVS, from the coding sequence ATGCAGTTCATCGTGATCGTCGACGGGTGGGATCGGCCTGGTCGAACCCTCGGAATGGCGAGTGGACGGATGCCAATGCAAGTCAGCACCGAGCATCTCCTGCAGCAGGCCAATGAGCGGTTTGCCGTGCAGGATTACTACGGCGCGGTCCACCTGGTCGATGAGATCCTCGAGTCGGGGCGTCGCTTCGCTGATGTGTATCATCTGCGCGGCCTGTGCTTGTCGCTGCTGGGGCAGCCGGAAAAAGCCCTCGAGGACTTCGATCGCGCGCTGGGTGTCAATCCGCGGTACATCGATGCGCTGGTGCATCGTGGTGTCGTGCTGGTGGAGTTGGGGCGATCGGGTGAGGCCGATGCCTCGTTTCAGCGGGCGGCGGCGCTGGGACAGACGGGGCCGAGCGGCTTTTCCAACCCGGTTGCGTCGCGGCTGGCCAACCTCCATGCCACGGTCGGCGACGCGTACGCCGAGGTCGGGGCGCTGGCGGATGCGATTCGGGAGTACCAGCGCGCGGTTGCGCTTGGTCCGCATTTTCACGACCTGCGGTATCGGCTGGCGCGGCTGCTGCTCGAGGGGGGTCGCCCGCTCGAAGCCCGTGAAGAGCTCGAGCGGATCGTGGCGGTGCAGCCCAAGTTCGTCGATGCGCAGGCCGCGCTTGGCCTGGCGCACTACCTGTCGGGCGACGCGACAGGTGCGCAGGAGATCTGGGCTCGCTGTCTGATGCAGCGGCCCGACAACGCCCGGATCGGCGCCTACCTCGCGATGGCGCGGCGGCTGGTTTCGTGA